Within Desulfocurvus vexinensis DSM 17965, the genomic segment GTGGACCAGGACCATGCCCACGTGGTCGCTGAATCCGGGTTCGGCCTTGAGCTTTGCGATGGTTGCTGTAATGTCCATGTGAACTCCTTCGCGGTAGGCGACAGTGTACAAGTTTGCGACGCTTCTCAAGGACCTTCCGACCCTGCACGAGTACAGGATGTCGGCCACAGGCTATGCCGTGTGGCTGGTCTGGTCCGGGGAGCTGACCGAGGCCATCCCTTCCACCTTCCGCGACTTCGGCGGGGTGGAGATCAATGCCGACCGCAACCAGGCGGTGTGGTACTTCTGGTCGCGCGACGTGTTCCAGGCCGCGGCCCGGCTCCAGATCTGGGCCAACCTGAACGAGCTGCCGGTCTTCATCCAGATCATGCCCACGAACCTGATGATCGGGTTCCAGCGCGAGATGTCCCTGTCCATCGCCTCGGAGCTGTACTCCCAGCAGGCCATGAGCCCGGGGGTCTTCGAGGTCTGGGTCCACCCCAAGGTGCGCCCCGACGTGGAGAACATGCCCGGCATCCAGCTGGAGAAGGTGGACCGCCAGATCACGGGCATGGCCTCGGCCAGTTGGAGCCGGCTTTCCGGCGACCCGCGCATCGGCTTCCGCCCGACCCTTGGGTGGTACTTCATCCTGCGGCCCCTGGGCAACCCCCTGGACAAGCGCTTCATTGAGGGCTGGCCCCGGTTCTTCGCCGCAGTGGAGCAGATCGTCAAGCGCCTCAAGCTCAAGTTCATCCTGCACGACAACCACATGATCTTCGAGCTGGAGAACTACAAGACCCTGGAGATCTGGTGCCGCGAGATCCTCTCGCTGCTGGCCCGGGCCAAGGACTGCGACGACTGCGCCTACTGGCCCAGCGTCATGGCCGCCGTGGAGAAGGCCGGGTTCCAGTTCAACGAGGACCTGCCGCGCAAGGTGCCCCTGGACTGGGACAAGATGGCCCCGGATTTTCCGCACATGTCCTACCGCTCGGCCTTCCTGCTGGGTTCGCGCTTCCTGATCAAGGACGTGAGCTACAGCTTCGAGCGCAACAAGCTCACCGACTGGTGTTACGTGCTGCTGGCCGACGAGCAGGGCGAGCAGGACCGGGGCACCCTGGCCGTGACGCTGCCCGTGGCGCTGCTGGTGGGCAGCGGGCGGCCCTGCTTCTACTGCGGCCAGCGCACCCACGAGGAGGCCCAGTGCCCCTCGCGGCGGCTGGTGGACCTCAACCCCGCGCCCTGGCGGGAGCTGGCCGGGCTCGACTTGGCCCATATCTCCGCCGGGCTGGGCGAGCTGGGCGAGGCCCTGCGCGAGGACCCGGCCCAGGCCCTGGGCACGGTGCTCACGGGCCAGGGCCTGGCCCAGAGCCTGCTGGCCGCCGTGTTCGAGATCAACGCCCCGGCGCAGCTGCGCGCCGCGCCGCTGGTCATGCGTTCGCTGGGCAAGGAACTGCCCTCGGGGTTCTTCAAGCTCGCTCCCCCGCAGGACTCGCCCCACGCCAAGACCCTGGGCGCCCTGGTGGCGGGCGACGCGGCGGTGGCCGAGGGCCTGGCCAAGCAGGGCGCGCTGCGCGCCCCGCGCGACTTCGGCTTCCGCACGCTGCTGGGCTTCCTGGCCCTGGAGCGCGGCGACCTGGAGCGCGCCGTGGAGTTCTGGCACGAGGCCGAGCAGGTGGGCGACACGCCCACGCATTTCGCCTACCACAAGTATCTCCAGGGCCGGGCGCTGGAGGTCCAGGGCCGCTTCGACCAGGCCATGACCCTGTACCGCGACGCCCACAAGCTCTGCCCGCGCTGGATCGACCCGCTCTACCGCCAGGCCGTGAGCATGGTGAAGATGGGCTTCACCGAACACGCCGTGGGCCTGGTGGACCAGCTCGTGGACGACGACCCCAACATGTTCAACCGCGTGCTCATCGACCCGGAGATGGAGCGCGGCTACGTGCAGCTTCTGGGCGTGCTCTACGGGCGCTGGATGCAGGCCCAGGCCGTGGCCAAGGAGAGCGCCGAGAAGCTGCGCCAGCTCCAGGAGGAGATCGACGACTGGTTCGGGCAGGGGCACGATTTCGGCCACAAGGCCCGCCGCCAGATCGAGGAGCTGCTCAAGCTCGCCGGGGTGGAGAATTTCGTGGCCTTCCGCCGCCTGTCCCAGGGCCGGATGCAGCTCGAAAAAGAGATGCGCCAGATGATCGAGACCGAGACCCGGGACCTGACCCGCCAGGCCGAGAGCATCCGCGACCGGCTGCGGCGCATCCACGAGGACATCTCGTGGTTCCCCTTCCCCAAGGCCCTGCGCGACTTCAACCGCGATTTCAACTTCTGCGTGACCAAGCTGAACTGGGTCCGCCAGCAGCACTTCACGGTGGCCAAGAACTTCCGCCTGAGCCACGAGTATTTCCGCCAGGTGGACGAGACCCTGGGGCGGCTGGGCCACCGCCTGGTGACCCTCAAGATCGTGCGCGACGCCACGCTGTTCATCCTGCTGCTGGGCAAGAGCTTCATGTGGCTGGAGATCGTGGGCCTGGGGCTGGCCCTGGTGGCCATGCCCGCGTCGGTGTTCGTGGCCGAGCACTGGGGCGTCGAATGGCTCTCGCGGGCCATCGAGGGCCAGCGCTGGAACCTGCAGAAGGGGCTGGTGGTGGTGCTCAGTGTGGCGGCGTTCGTCTTTGCCCTGCTGCGCACGGCGCTGGTGTTCGAGAAGAAGAAGGCCAAGTTCTTCGAGGAGCGGATCGAACTGGGCCGCAAGCTGGCCCAGGAGCAGGCGGCGCAGTCCGCCCGGGGCGGCGCCCGGGGCGGCGCCCGGGGCGGTCAGGCAGGCCGGTCGGGCGGGGCGCGGCCCCGCTCCGGCTCCCGCCGCTAGCCGGGGGGCGCGCAGGCGCCCGCGCCGGGCCCGGGGCCCCGTCCGCGTCGTGCGGGCGGGGCCCCGCGCGTCTGTCGGCTAGCTTTCGCGGGCCACGGGGAAGGGGCCGAAGCTCTGGGCCACGGGCATGACTTCCAGGCGGTTGATGTTCACGTGGGCCGGGGCGCTCACGGCGTAGTGGATCAGGTCGGCGATGTCGTCGGCCACCAGGGGCTGCATGCCCTGGTACACCGACCCCGCGCGGCCCTGGTCGCCCGAGAAGCGGACCACGGAGAACTCGGTCTCGGCCATGCCGGGCTCGATGTTGGTCACCCGCACGCCCGTGCCGTGCAGGTCGGCGCGCAGGTTCAGGGAGAACTGGCGCATGAAGGCCTTGGTGGCGCCGTACACGTTGGCCCCGGGGTAGGGGTAGGTGCCCGCGATGGAGCCCAGGTTGACCACGTGCCCGGCCTTGCGCTGGGCCATGCCGGGCAGCAGGGCGCGGGTCATGTACAGGGTGCCCTTGATGTTGGTGTCCACCATGGTCTCCCACTGGTCCAGGTCGCAGCGCTGGGCGGGCTCCAGGCCCAGGGCCAGGCCCGCGTTGTTCACCAGCACGTCCACGGCGGCGAACCCGGCGGGCAGCCCGGCCACGAAGGTATCCACGGCCTCGCGGCGGCTCACGTCGAAGGCTGCGGCGTGGACCTGGGCCGGGGCCAGCTCGCGGGCCAGGGCCTCCAGGCGCTCGCGGCGGCGCCCGGTGATGATCACGCGCCAGCCCTCGCGGGCGAAGCGCCGGGCCATGGCCTCGCCGAAGCCCGAGGTGGCCCCGGTGATGCAGATCGTCTTGCTCATGTCGTTCATCCTGTTTGGGAATGGTGATAGGGGGGCGTCGCGGCGCAGTGTAGCCGATCGTGCCCCGATTGCAAGCCGCGCCCCGGGGCGCCGCCCGGGGGTGCCTCGCGGGCGCGGTTTTCCTTCTTGTCGCCCGGGCGGGGAATCGATAGTGTCGGCGTGCGGGGGGGATGCCCCGCCGCATCCACGGCCCCGGGAGGAATCGTTGGCTCATCTGTCCGTGAAGGCCAGGCTCGTGCTGGCCCTGTCCGTCATCCTGCTGGCGGCCTTCGTCGTCACCAGCGTGGTCAACTACCGCGTCTCGCGCGACGCCGTGCGCGAGGAGCTGCTCACCACCGGCCTGCCGCTCACCCGCGACACCATCCACTCCGAGCTGCGCGGCGAGCTGATGCGCCCGCTGTTCGTGGCCTCGCTCATGGGCAGCGACACCTTCCTGCGCGACTGGGCCCTGGACGGCGAGCACGACGAGGAACTCGTCCGCAAGTATTTGAACGAGATCAAGAACCGCTACGGGTTCTTCACGTCCTTCTTCGTTTCAGAGAAGACCAAGAAATACTACTATTTTGGCGGAACGCTGAAGACCGTCTCGCGCATGGACCTGCGCGACGCGTGGTACTACGGGTTCGTGGGCCGGGGCGTGGATGTCGATCTGAACGTGGACGCCAACCAGGCCGCGGGCGGGGCCCTGACCCTGTTCATCAACCACCGCGTGGAGGACTACCGGGGCTACCTGCTGGGCGTGACGGGCGTGGGCCTGGACCTGACGGAGTTCGCCGGGATCATCCAGGGCTTCCAGAACAAGTACCACCGACGCATCCTCCTGGTGGACGAGTTCGGCACGGTGCAACTCGGGCCGGACACGGAGCAGATGGCCCAGGCCAACATCCGCAGCATGCCCGGCATCTCCAGCGTGGCGCGCAAGGTGCTGGCCCTGCGCGGCGAGCCTGCCAACTTCGAGTACACCGGGCCGGACGGCACCGTGCTGCTCGCCGCCCGGTACCTGGAGGACATCGGCTGGACCCTGCTGGTGGAACAGGACGAGGCCTCGGCCCTGGCCGCCGCGCGCGACAACCTGGTGCGCACCCTGGTGGTGGGCGTGGCGGCGTGGCTGGTGATCCTGGGGCTCAGTGTGGTCACGGTGAACCATTTCCAGCGCCGCCTGATGCACATGGCCGTCACCGACCAGCTCACGGGCGCGGCCAACCGCTGGGAGTTCGAGGGCCGCTTCGGGCAGGCCGAGGCGCGCCACGGGCGCCATGGCACGCCCTTCTCCATCATCCTGCTCGACCTGGACCATTTCAAGGGCGTCAACGACAACCTGGGCCACCTGGAGGGCGACCGCGTGCTGGTGGGCATCGCCCGGCTGGTGCGCGGCATCATCCGCCCCGGCGACCTGCTGGCCCGCTGGGGTGGCGACGAGTTCCTGGTGCTGGCCGAGGGCGGGCTGGACGAGGTCCGGGCCATGGCCGAGCGCATCCGCGCGGCGGTGGCTGGCGCCTGTTTTGCCCAGAAGGAGGGCTGCCAGCCCGTCACCGTGAGCTGCGGGGTGGCCGAGTACCGCCAGGGCGAGACCCTGGACGCCCTGACCCGGCGCGCCGATCAGGCGGCCTACAGCGCCAAGGAGCAGGGCCGCGACCGGGTGGTGGCCAGCGCGTAGGCGAAGCCGGGCGCAGCCGGGCGAAGCCGAGGGAAGCCGGGTACAGTCGGGGGAAGCCGGGCGACCCCGGGCAAAGCCGGGCCGGGTTGGGCCGCGATGTTCATGGGACGCCGTCCGTCAGGGGCGGCGTCCTTTTTTGCGCAGCAGGGGCAGCACGGCCAGGGCCGTGCCCGCCAGGGCCAGCAGGACGGCGGCCATGCCCACGGGCGGGCCGTGCTCCCCGGCGGGGGCGGGCAGCACCAGCAGCAGCACCAGGGGCTGCGCGCGCAGGGGTGCGGCCACGGCCAGCAGGCGTTCCCCCCCGGGGTCGGTCAGCTCCCGCTGGGCCAGGGCCGAGGCGCGCCGGGCTTCGCCCGCCAGCCTGCGCAGGGCCTGCGCCGTGGCGCCGGTGGCCAGGGCCGTTTCGTCCAGTCCGCCGGAGGCGACTTCCAGCAGCGCGTCGTCGGCGGCGAAGAGCAGGGCCAGGCCCCGGGGGCGGTCCGCGCCTTCGGTGAGGAGGTCGGCGTCGGCCCGGGCCGTCAGGTGCGCCCGGGCTCCGGGCAGGTCCTGGCGCAGGACGATGTGCACCCCGCCCTGCGGCCCGGGCTCCAGGCCATGGGGCGCGGGCGCGGGGCGCTCTTCCAGGGCCAGCCCGGCCAGGGCCGGGTCGCGCTGGCGCAGGGCCGCGTCCAGGGTGGCCAGGGCGGCCTGGTGGTCCGGCGCGGCGGCCTGCTCCAGGCCTGCGGCGGCCTCGTCCAGGGCCGCGCGCAGGGCGCCCAGGCGGGCGTCGGCCTGGGCCGCCAGCACCAGGGCCAGCCGCCCCCGGGCCTCCACCAGCTGCGCCGCCTCCTGCCCCGAGCGGTGCCCGACCAGGGCGGCGGCCACGGCCAGCAGCGCGGCCAGCAGGGTCAGGGCCGCCGTGGGCCGCAGGGTCGAGGTTGCGGGATTGCGCAGGGGGCGGCGGATGCGGGGCATGGCGTCGGCTCCGGGCTTGACGTTGGTGCTGGGCGTTCGGCGCAACAGGCGCCGCGCGGCCAGGGTCGCACGGACGTTGGCGGATGGTCAATGCGTCAGGCGCGCGCGAGGGGTTTTTCCGGGCCGGGGCGGCGCCGAACGGCGGCGGGCGGGGGCGGCAGAAGGGGGCGGCAGGCGGCGGCGGCGGGCGGGAGCGCGGTCACTCCTCGGCCAGGTCGCCGCAGATGCTCACGCTGATGCGCCCGATGCTCGGGCGGTAGGTTCCGGCGAGAATCTGGGCGCGCAACTCGGCGATGAGGGCCTTGCGGTCCTCCTCGGTGGGCTCGTAGCGGCCCCCCGTTTCCGGGGCCGGCGCGGCCCCGGCGCCGTGTGCGTCGTCGTGCTGCATGCCGTATTCATCGGCAGCGGATTCAGGAAGTTAAGGGTGTATTTGGAAGTGCAAGGATTTGTCGGGGATGCCGGGTCGGGCCGGACCGGGGGGGCGGGTCAGCCGGGGGGCAGGGGCAGGGGCAGGGGCAGGGCGGGGGACAGCTCGCGGGCGCGGGCTTCGTCGCGTTCGGCGGCCCCGGGCTGGCCCAGGGCGCGCAGGGCCCGGGCGCGGTCCTGGCGCGCGGGGCCGAGGTCGGGGTCCAGGCGCAGGGCCTCGTCCAGGGCGGCCAGGGCGTCCTGCGGACGGTCCTGGGCCAGCAGGGCCCGGCCCATGGCCAGATGGGCCAGGGCGGCGCTGGGCGTCAGGGTCACGGCGCGGCGGGCGTCGTCCAGGGCCGGGCCGGGGCGGGCCAGCTCCAGCCAGGCCAGGGCCCGCCAGGCCAGGGCGCCCGAGGTCGCCGGGGCCAGCTCCACGGCGCGGCGGAAGTCCGCCAGGGCCTGCCGGGGGGCAGCGCCTTCCAGGCCCAGGCGCCCGCGCAGCACCAGGGCGTCGGCCAGGGAGCGCTGGTCCATGTCGGCGGAGTTGACGGCCCGGGTCAGCAGTTCCCAGGCCGAGTCCTGATCGCCGCGCAGGGCGGCCTCGCGGCCCTGGCGCACGAGCTGGCGCGGGTCGTCGCGCACCAGGCGCGGCGAGAGCAGCGGCACGAGCGGCGCGTCCTGCGCCAGGGCGGGGGCCAGGGCGCACGGCGCGGGCACGAAGAGCGCCAGGGCCAGGACCGGCGCGAGCAGCAGGGCGGGCAGGGCGTTGCGGCGGCGCATGGTTTGTTGTGCGCTGCCCGGGCAGCGCTGTCAACACACCGGGGCGGCGCAGGAAGGCCGGTCGGCGAGGGTTTTTCGGGAAACGGCAGGGGGCGCCCGGTCCGGGGGCGCCCGGCAGGCGGCGCCGCGCCCCGTATGGCGCGCAGCCGGGCCGCCGCATCTGGCGCGGGCAGGCGTCCTGCGGCGTGGCGATTTTTCCCCGCCTGGCGCAGCGCCCCCGAAAGACAGCCAGGGGGCCGTGACGGCAAAAAGCGTTTTGACCCGGGTGCCTTGTGCGGCCAGTGGATCTGGCCGTATTTCGCGGGGGCGGCCCTAGCTGCGGCGCAGGGTGAAGTCCACCTCGCGCGGGGCCTGGCCGGGCAGGGTCAGGCTGGCGCGCACCGGGGGCGTGGCGGCCAGCACCTGCCCGCGCCGGACCACGAACAGCCGCGCCGGGCGCAGCCGGATGGCCTCCACGGGGTTCCTGGCCTGCAGGATCACGAAATCGGCGGCCTTGCCCGGGGCCAGCCCGTAGTCCGCAAGGCCCAGGGCCCGCGCGCCGCCGTGGGTCACGGCCTCGAAGCACTGGCCCAGGCCCGTGGTGCCCATCATCTGCAGGCAGTGCGCGCCCATGTGCGCCACTTCCAGCATGTCGTGGCTGCCCAGGGAGTACCAGGGGTCCATCACGCAGTCGTGGCCGAAGGCCACGTTGACCCCGGCGGCCAGCAGCTCGGGCACGCGGGTCAGGCCCCGGCGCTTGGGGTAGGTGTCGTGGCGGCCCATGAGGTGGATGTTGATCAGCGGGTTGCACACGGCGTGCAGCTGCGCCTCGGCCATGAGCGGCAGCAGCTTGGACACATAGTAGTTGTCCATGGAATGCATACTGGTCAGGTGCGAGCCGGTGACGCGGCCCTGCAGGCCCAGGCGCGTGGTCTCGAAGGCCAGGGTCTCCACATGGCGCGAGGCCGGGTCGTCGGTCTCGTCGCAGTGCATGTCCACCAGCAGCCCGCGCGCGGCGGCCAGCTCGCACAGCCAGCGCACGGACAGCCGCCCGTCCTCCATGGTCCGCTCGAAGTGCGGGATGCCGCCGACCACGTCCACGCCCTTGTCCAGGGCGCGCTTGAGCAGCTCCTGGCCGCCCGGGGTGCGCAGCACGCCGTCCTGCGGGAAGGCCACCAGCTGGATGTCCACCAGGCCGCGCATCTCTTCGCGCACCTCCAGCAGCAC encodes:
- a CDS encoding tetratricopeptide repeat protein — its product is MYKFATLLKDLPTLHEYRMSATGYAVWLVWSGELTEAIPSTFRDFGGVEINADRNQAVWYFWSRDVFQAAARLQIWANLNELPVFIQIMPTNLMIGFQREMSLSIASELYSQQAMSPGVFEVWVHPKVRPDVENMPGIQLEKVDRQITGMASASWSRLSGDPRIGFRPTLGWYFILRPLGNPLDKRFIEGWPRFFAAVEQIVKRLKLKFILHDNHMIFELENYKTLEIWCREILSLLARAKDCDDCAYWPSVMAAVEKAGFQFNEDLPRKVPLDWDKMAPDFPHMSYRSAFLLGSRFLIKDVSYSFERNKLTDWCYVLLADEQGEQDRGTLAVTLPVALLVGSGRPCFYCGQRTHEEAQCPSRRLVDLNPAPWRELAGLDLAHISAGLGELGEALREDPAQALGTVLTGQGLAQSLLAAVFEINAPAQLRAAPLVMRSLGKELPSGFFKLAPPQDSPHAKTLGALVAGDAAVAEGLAKQGALRAPRDFGFRTLLGFLALERGDLERAVEFWHEAEQVGDTPTHFAYHKYLQGRALEVQGRFDQAMTLYRDAHKLCPRWIDPLYRQAVSMVKMGFTEHAVGLVDQLVDDDPNMFNRVLIDPEMERGYVQLLGVLYGRWMQAQAVAKESAEKLRQLQEEIDDWFGQGHDFGHKARRQIEELLKLAGVENFVAFRRLSQGRMQLEKEMRQMIETETRDLTRQAESIRDRLRRIHEDISWFPFPKALRDFNRDFNFCVTKLNWVRQQHFTVAKNFRLSHEYFRQVDETLGRLGHRLVTLKIVRDATLFILLLGKSFMWLEIVGLGLALVAMPASVFVAEHWGVEWLSRAIEGQRWNLQKGLVVVLSVAAFVFALLRTALVFEKKKAKFFEERIELGRKLAQEQAAQSARGGARGGARGGQAGRSGGARPRSGSRR
- a CDS encoding SDR family oxidoreductase, coding for MSKTICITGATSGFGEAMARRFAREGWRVIITGRRRERLEALARELAPAQVHAAAFDVSRREAVDTFVAGLPAGFAAVDVLVNNAGLALGLEPAQRCDLDQWETMVDTNIKGTLYMTRALLPGMAQRKAGHVVNLGSIAGTYPYPGANVYGATKAFMRQFSLNLRADLHGTGVRVTNIEPGMAETEFSVVRFSGDQGRAGSVYQGMQPLVADDIADLIHYAVSAPAHVNINRLEVMPVAQSFGPFPVARES
- a CDS encoding sensor domain-containing diguanylate cyclase, which encodes MAHLSVKARLVLALSVILLAAFVVTSVVNYRVSRDAVREELLTTGLPLTRDTIHSELRGELMRPLFVASLMGSDTFLRDWALDGEHDEELVRKYLNEIKNRYGFFTSFFVSEKTKKYYYFGGTLKTVSRMDLRDAWYYGFVGRGVDVDLNVDANQAAGGALTLFINHRVEDYRGYLLGVTGVGLDLTEFAGIIQGFQNKYHRRILLVDEFGTVQLGPDTEQMAQANIRSMPGISSVARKVLALRGEPANFEYTGPDGTVLLAARYLEDIGWTLLVEQDEASALAAARDNLVRTLVVGVAAWLVILGLSVVTVNHFQRRLMHMAVTDQLTGAANRWEFEGRFGQAEARHGRHGTPFSIILLDLDHFKGVNDNLGHLEGDRVLVGIARLVRGIIRPGDLLARWGGDEFLVLAEGGLDEVRAMAERIRAAVAGACFAQKEGCQPVTVSCGVAEYRQGETLDALTRRADQAAYSAKEQGRDRVVASA
- a CDS encoding flagellar biosynthesis anti-sigma factor FlgM, which translates into the protein MQHDDAHGAGAAPAPETGGRYEPTEEDRKALIAELRAQILAGTYRPSIGRISVSICGDLAEE
- a CDS encoding tetratricopeptide repeat protein, whose translation is MRRRNALPALLLAPVLALALFVPAPCALAPALAQDAPLVPLLSPRLVRDDPRQLVRQGREAALRGDQDSAWELLTRAVNSADMDQRSLADALVLRGRLGLEGAAPRQALADFRRAVELAPATSGALAWRALAWLELARPGPALDDARRAVTLTPSAALAHLAMGRALLAQDRPQDALAALDEALRLDPDLGPARQDRARALRALGQPGAAERDEARARELSPALPLPLPLPPG
- a CDS encoding amidohydrolase family protein → MLDLLVTGATLPEGGGPVDIAVKDGRIAEIAPRITAQAARTIDAAGNLAAPPFVDPHFHMDATLSLGLPRMNESGTLLEGIRIWGELKPELTPEAVKARALELLDWSVARGTLAVRTHVDVTDPSLMAVDVLLEVREEMRGLVDIQLVAFPQDGVLRTPGGQELLKRALDKGVDVVGGIPHFERTMEDGRLSVRWLCELAAARGLLVDMHCDETDDPASRHVETLAFETTRLGLQGRVTGSHLTSMHSMDNYYVSKLLPLMAEAQLHAVCNPLINIHLMGRHDTYPKRRGLTRVPELLAAGVNVAFGHDCVMDPWYSLGSHDMLEVAHMGAHCLQMMGTTGLGQCFEAVTHGGARALGLADYGLAPGKAADFVILQARNPVEAIRLRPARLFVVRRGQVLAATPPVRASLTLPGQAPREVDFTLRRS